accagatgtaggtgtgtgcttgtcagaTCATCTGGATGTTGACCTGGtaggaaacaggaagaagcttacatcagaggtgtcagtgtcagaccttgaatatgctgatgatgtggcattgatatctgattcTTATGAAAGTGTATCCTCCTTGCTGAAATCTCTGGATTcgtcttgccatcacatgcggcttaccatgaattacaagaagaccaagcttctagctgtcctacctggagctgatgcccattctcccatttctttgcaaagaatctccaccatgctgacacagagacgccttcggttattgggtcacatcttgcgcatgaatgagtgtcgtctaccaaggaagcttttggtgtgtgcatcaccccaaggtagacgtttagtcggaggccagagaatgagatggaacgatttAGTACTGAGGGATTTAAGAAATTGCAATCTTAATGGGGTTTGAaggatactagcagaagataggaatgagtggaggaatcagatctgggctgccacacaggaagtaaatttcaagaaggaagaacaagagaaataccgcaaGGATGAGCACAAACATCGCCGcaaagcaaggcaaacgacatcagagtttgctttatactgcagctttgatggttgtggatttactgctgtaaatcatgttggtcttgtaaaccaccagatacagaaacatggtcagtccctgactagtcaatgtcagtactgtcaccaaacattccgccaacaaggcctccacaaccatgagcgtttctgctgtcagagaacatccactcctccgatatagtctatggtgaccttggcctgcattgtttctcattggaatgaacgcagcgtgaagtgaagtgaagtgtgtgtgtgtgtgtgtgtgtgtgtgtgtgtgtgtgtgtgtgtgtgtgtgtgagggtgCATttgaatactagttctagaactggaattgacAACACATTGATTGCTTTTGTTCTTTTTATTTGGCTTTTTTGAATGCGTATTTTTCGAATTACAGAAATACGTTTCTTTTATTCCCAGCTGCCTCCTTTGCTCTGTTTAGTATTTTCACTGCTATAGCTGCATGTCCTTGCTTGGCCACACCATACAGATTACCCATGATTGTTCCTTTGGACAGCATGTGTATATGTGATTACGTGTTGCTCAAATATCAACGTAGGCTGACCAGCAACATATCTTCTATGTCCATTTCCATCACAACCATCAATGCCTTCTTGATTGCTAGGACAGCTTTCTTGAACAAAGTCTGCACCTTGTATTACATATTGTGTTACTTAGTTATATGTCAGATGGCAATTAGAGAGCTGCTACATTAGAGGACGAGCTCGATCTGCAATATGCACCTGTATATGTGTGTACTTTGAATGATCTTATAACTATACAGTATTCAACTGTATTGAGTAGTCTTCTGGACATATATTCTCACCTGGTTTGGCTCAATTGatgtacttaattaacttcaGGAATATTTTGAACAGCATACAGGAAAATATCATCACATCTTTACATTACAACATGTGTATGCAGCCAATGTAGTAATTGGTGTATTCATACGTTTTGCTCATTTTATATATAAACTGAGTATCCTTGAAACTTCAATTAGTGATGTTAGAAAACCATCATCTGACTGCCATCGTGTAGTTGTGTGACTTACAATACTCAAATGCTTTTTCTCTGAACAGAAAGTTTGAGGTAATCAAGATGTTTATCTGCATGATATTGCTACTCATGAAACATAAACATACTGCATGGCTTTGCTGGAGACGTTTCCATTGACTACTACAATGTACtcatccttaattaattaattaattatgtttctGCCTTTTTGTTTTCGTAGTACATGCAGCTGCAGGTCACAACACACGATAACACTTCAGCAGTACGTTCAGTTAATAAACCAGCCCACATTATTTATTGCAGTAAAGAAGGTGACTGCAGTGTATGGTGTACACtaggttgttgttgcattgtatATTTGCATtgctgcacatgcatgtgtatgctgTAATGGCTGTATAGCTTACCAGTGGTGTCTACTGGACTATTTGATCTTGCCAATTACACAAAAAATAGAGGCAATGCTACAATCACCAAAGACGAAATTGTTGCCTAGAAGCTTATTTGAATAACAAGAGTTGTGACATTGTGGGAGATGCTCATCACGTGCAACATGCTGAGTCACAGTCATGACACACAAGCCATGTGAAATGGCAAGCTGCCAATGCAAATTTAGTGGTCATAATCAAAATTTCCATTTTATGATCATTAGGCAGTCTACAAACGTTACATAAACAAATGCCATATCGTGACACCAGCAACATTTAgatgcaaacaaaaacacaattaGCTGCAACGGTCTGCTGTTATGCTGGTTTTCATTCCTCACATGCTCTGTAGAGAAGGAGATTTGGCGAATTTGTTCCTGGGTTGCTCACTATGTTTGGTGTGGCACTGCATATAGACAGAAACGGATTAGTGACTATATAGTCAAAGAGAAAGGTTGTGACTGTACAGAAGCTAGGCATAGGGCAAATAAAGGTAATCACATGCAGAGATGCATGTTAACATATATAGCTGGTGTGATCGATTGATTGCATGGTAGCTCTACCTTTCTTCAAGTGCACTCAGGACTTGTGCAGGTGTTGCTTCTGGATTTCGACTCAAGTATTCAGCAACTACACCAGCCTGTGcacaacaaagacacaaatgCTAGTTCATGAGTTGTGtgaattttgatgatttactTACAACATGTGGGGCAGCCATCGATGTTCCTGCATGTTAGATAACATGTTTCAGTACCATGTCACAAGTTTTAGTCAGTAAGATATTAATGTgcagtttgttaattattCAGTTGGCTTGATGTTCATTTTTCTACATTTGTGTAGTGTTGAAGCTGGTGCATGTTCAGATGATGCAATTCATTGAGTTCGTATTCAAAGTAAATGTAACTGACTAATTTACCTGAATAGTGAAACTGCTATATGTCTATTTCAATGTTATGGTATTTGATTTGGATGAAATGGAACCTACTTTGTAGGCTAgacaagcaattaattaaagctctGGACACAActatatgtgcatgcataaatacaatatatacacAACCATGTATCTATGCAGCCATAGTCTACTTCTAAATTTGCTAGATGCAAGTCTACAGGCAAGTTGAAAAGCAAGTGTGCGTAGGAAGGAAGTAAGGCTGAATTAACCTGAGATGGTGTTGGTGGCTGTTGGGCCTCCAATCCAGGCAGACTTGATATTACTGCCCTGTAGGAATTAATACCAAAAAAGCCAAGTGTACATTTGACTGTTGTACCATGTATTTTATGTGCAATGTACTTACAGGAGCGAATATTTCCATGCAATTCCCCGTATTTGAAAAGTAGCTGCGTGCATCAGATAAATCAGTAGAGCCAACAGTAATGCTGTTAAATACAAGTACAGATTTACAGCAAATACTTGTAGCTGCTCGCTGTTTTATAACATGTTGATCTTACGCTTTCGTAGCACTGGCTGGTGAGAAACTGCAGGCATCAATACCACTATTGCCGGCTGCAATGCTGAACACGTATCCCTAATTAAAAGTACAGTTTGTGTGAGTAAACATGTTacgtgtttgtctttgttgtgttAACATGTTGTAAGTTATTGAATTATAATCAAGCAAATTAACACATAAATTAATCTTTTGTATTGATATCTATCTTGTATGTTCATGTGCTGGATTacttatacatgtatatagtgtgcatgcatgtatatgaCATAAATAATATTATGGTTAGTTTAATGTTATTTTACTGCATCAACAGCTGCATCCACTGCATCATTGACTGCTTGGCTGTATCCTCCTCCCAGCGACATGCTGCAGGAATAGAACAATCAACAATGAAGGTTTTTGTATGTTGAAAGTTAAAGGACTCAACGATTACTGACTTTGCAACTCCAGGTTTTTTGCCTTCTCTTGCAACATGGTTGATACCAGCAATGACTCCACTAAAAGGTCAATTAACATGACAGTCAGATACTCAAGCTTACAGAAGTGGCAGTAAACTACAGCTTATTTTATGGATAGATTGAGTCAACTTATCGTACTCGTATGATCCTGATCCACCGCTGCCAAGAACTTTGACGGCAACAGCAGTGGCCTGTCTAGCAATTCCATACGTTTGACCCATAATAGTGGCTATAGACACCAAATGTTTGAAGACATTGTGACgtttgaaataaattttgttgcactaactgttgtttctgcttcttgtaatgtgcatgtatgagtgcgcgcgcgcgcgcgcgtgtgtgtgtgtgcatgcatgcgtgtgtgtggtgtgtgtgcatgtgtgtgtgtgtgtgtgtgtgtgtgtgtgtgtgtgtgtgtgtgtgtgtgtgtgtgtgtgcatgcgtgtgtgtggtgtgtgtgcatgtgtgtgtgtgtgtgtgtgtgtgtgtgtgtgtgtgtgtgtgtgtgtgtgtgtgtgtgtgtgtgcatgcatgcgtgtgtggtgtgtgtgtgtgtgtgtgtgtgtgtgcatgcgtgtgtgtggtgtgtgtgcatgtgtgtgtgtgtgtgtgtatgtgtgtgtgtgtgtgtgtgtgtgtgtgcatgtgtgtgtgcatgtgcaaatgaTGTGCTTTAGTCGATGCACATAAAAGTCAATTTCTTGCACGTACCAGCAACATGTGTGCCATGACCGTTTCCGTCATTTGAGTCAGGC
The DNA window shown above is from Corticium candelabrum chromosome 13, ooCorCand1.1, whole genome shotgun sequence and carries:
- the LOC134188698 gene encoding uncharacterized protein LOC134188698: MASFVCALLCAAVALHSAESRATLPAHAKSQPVEGQYIVVLHGNVSDYAREKHMMNVRSMQDAGKSVEVRFEYNIGSFKGYSGRMSHNLLNHVRNLPEVKYIEQDQTVHTINEQACVGETITDPGLWGLIRISHRDATNENEFIYDDANNGNGVTAYILDTGIYVQHNDFANRAEPGPSFVGTEPDSNDGNGHGTHVAATIMGQTYGIARQATAVAVKVLGSGGSGSYDGVIAGINHVAREGKKPGVANMSLGGGYSQAVNDAVDAAVDAGYVFSIAAGNSGIDACSFSPASATKAITVGSTDLSDARSYFSNTGNCMEIFAPGSNIKSAWIGGPTATNTISGTSMAAPHVAGVVAEYLSRNPEATPAQVLSALEESATPNIVSNPGTNSPNLLLYRACEE
- the LOC134188909 gene encoding uncharacterized protein LOC134188909 yields the protein MEKAREYHRPLYICFVDLVRPTIQSIEQLSGLFFSIVTTCHVSCSKSLKHCIVTLLPLRTYGKISDHFSVSSGVKQGCVLAPTLFNLYFDSVIRLVITDHQPDVGVCLSDHLDVDLVGNRKKLTSEVSVSDLEYADDVALISDSYESVSSLLKSLDSSCHHMRLTMNYKKTKLLAVLPGADAHSPISLQRISTMLTQRRLRLLGHILRMNECRLPRKLLVCASPQGRRLVGGQRMRWNDLVLRDLRNCNLNGV